One stretch of Paenibacillus sp. AN1007 DNA includes these proteins:
- the pcrA gene encoding DNA helicase PcrA, producing MQPVNIHDAVARLNTPQRQAVEATDGPLLIMAGAGSGKTRVLTHRIAYLIATRKAPPWGILAITFTNKAAREMQDRVSQLVGGSQGRDIWVSTFHSMCVRILRRDIERIGFTSNFSILDSSDQLSVIRSCMKDQNIDTKKFEPKAVQAMMSTAKNELISPEQYEKQAGDYFEGIVAKVYTMYQRRLRANNSLDFDDLIMATIQLFKEVPEVLDFYQKKFQYIHVDEYQDTNRAQYMLCRMLADSHHRICVVGDSDQSIYRWRGADITNILNFEKDYPEAQTILLEQNYRSTSNILNAANEVIGLNTGRKPKKLWTDKEGGSKIKVYRADSEHDEGYFVTSEISKNVKNGKSYQHHAILYRTNAQSRVIEEILIKSDIPYQIVGGIKFYDRKEIKDILAYLRLLSNPDDDISLTRIINVPKRSIGDTTVAKLAAAAGERGVSIFRVLQVVDDLGFAGRTRNALVEFYDMIAALHQMVEYLSVTELTEKILEMSQYRDEMQKENTIESRARLENIEEFLSVTMEFEKNNEDKTLVSFLTDLALIADIDSMNDDEEDQSDAVTLMTMHSAKGLEFPVVFIVGMEEGVFPHSRAFMDNEELEEERRLAYVGITRAEEQLFLSCAQMRTLFGRTTANPPSRFLDEIPDELKEDTSIARDRYRRGTSTGGGSYGGRGLGSSGGSNFGGGAGASRLFEQQSRSGSSAMASSGPTSRVTTSTSRPTFAAPASASKSVSSDSAAGFKAGDKVQHGKWGTGTIVAVKGSGNDTELQIAFPAPVGVKRLLAGFAPITKVE from the coding sequence ATGCAACCTGTAAATATACATGACGCCGTCGCACGGCTCAATACGCCTCAGCGCCAAGCTGTCGAGGCAACGGATGGACCGCTGCTCATTATGGCTGGCGCGGGCTCGGGCAAAACCCGGGTGCTGACACACCGGATCGCCTATCTGATCGCAACACGGAAAGCACCGCCGTGGGGCATTTTGGCGATTACCTTTACCAATAAAGCCGCACGTGAGATGCAGGATCGGGTATCTCAGCTCGTAGGCGGTTCTCAGGGCCGCGACATTTGGGTATCTACCTTCCACTCCATGTGTGTGCGCATTTTGCGCCGCGACATTGAACGGATCGGTTTTACATCGAACTTCAGCATTTTGGACTCATCCGACCAGCTCTCCGTTATTCGCAGCTGTATGAAAGATCAGAATATTGATACGAAGAAGTTTGAACCAAAAGCTGTTCAGGCGATGATGAGCACAGCCAAAAACGAACTGATCAGCCCTGAACAGTACGAGAAGCAGGCGGGCGACTATTTTGAAGGCATTGTAGCGAAGGTATATACGATGTATCAGCGGCGGTTAAGAGCCAATAATTCGCTCGACTTCGACGACTTGATCATGGCAACGATTCAACTGTTCAAAGAAGTGCCGGAAGTGCTCGACTTTTACCAAAAGAAATTCCAATATATTCACGTCGATGAGTATCAGGATACGAACCGTGCACAGTACATGCTGTGCCGTATGCTCGCTGACAGTCATCACCGCATCTGTGTGGTAGGAGATAGTGACCAGTCGATTTACCGCTGGCGCGGAGCGGACATTACCAATATCCTGAATTTTGAAAAGGACTACCCGGAAGCACAGACAATCCTGCTGGAGCAGAATTATCGTTCCACTTCCAACATCCTAAATGCAGCGAATGAAGTGATTGGCCTTAATACAGGCCGTAAGCCGAAGAAGCTGTGGACGGATAAAGAGGGCGGCTCCAAGATTAAGGTATACCGCGCGGATTCCGAGCACGATGAGGGGTATTTCGTAACCTCCGAGATTAGTAAAAACGTGAAGAATGGTAAATCCTATCAGCATCATGCGATTCTGTATCGTACCAATGCTCAGTCCCGGGTCATCGAGGAAATTCTGATCAAATCGGACATTCCGTATCAGATTGTCGGCGGCATCAAGTTCTATGATCGGAAAGAGATTAAGGACATTCTAGCCTATTTGCGTCTGTTATCCAACCCGGATGATGATATCAGCTTGACCCGAATTATTAATGTGCCGAAGCGCAGCATCGGGGATACGACTGTAGCCAAGCTGGCAGCAGCGGCGGGTGAACGTGGGGTTTCCATTTTCCGTGTACTGCAGGTCGTGGATGATCTGGGCTTTGCTGGCCGCACACGTAACGCGCTGGTGGAGTTCTATGATATGATTGCTGCGCTTCACCAGATGGTTGAATATTTGTCGGTTACGGAGCTGACCGAGAAAATTCTGGAGATGAGCCAGTATCGCGACGAGATGCAGAAGGAAAATACGATTGAATCCCGCGCACGGCTGGAGAATATCGAAGAGTTTCTGTCGGTAACGATGGAATTCGAGAAGAATAATGAAGACAAAACGCTCGTTTCGTTTCTAACCGATCTGGCACTCATTGCAGATATCGACAGCATGAACGACGATGAAGAGGATCAGAGCGATGCAGTCACATTGATGACCATGCACAGTGCAAAAGGTCTGGAGTTCCCGGTTGTCTTTATCGTGGGGATGGAGGAAGGTGTCTTCCCACACAGCCGCGCCTTTATGGATAACGAAGAGCTGGAGGAAGAACGCCGGCTGGCTTATGTGGGCATTACGCGAGCAGAAGAGCAGCTATTTCTGTCCTGTGCACAGATGCGGACATTGTTTGGACGCACAACGGCGAATCCGCCATCCCGGTTTCTGGATGAAATTCCGGATGAGCTCAAGGAAGATACCTCCATCGCACGTGACCGTTACCGTCGTGGAACCAGCACAGGCGGAGGCTCGTATGGAGGACGCGGTTTAGGCTCCAGTGGTGGAAGTAATTTCGGCGGAGGTGCAGGTGCGTCCAGGTTGTTTGAGCAGCAGAGCCGAAGTGGTTCATCCGCAATGGCTTCTTCTGGGCCAACGTCCCGGGTGACGACCAGCACTTCTCGTCCAACCTTTGCGGCACCAGCATCTGCTTCGAAGTCTGTTTCCTCAGACAGTGCGGCAGGATTTAAGGCAGGCGACAAAGTGCAGCATGGCAAATGGGGGACAGGTACCATTGTCGCGGTCAAAGGCAGCGGCAATGATACGGAGCTGCAGATTGCTTTCCCGGCTCCGGTTGGCGTAAAACGTCTGCTCGCCGGATTTGCCCCGATTACCAAAGTGGAATAA
- a CDS encoding molybdopterin-dependent oxidoreductase → MKDWLKKMRKGYGKKLVSIHAWNAWVVVILTVTGLMLIGGFWRETLGIGRVWLKWMHIGVGLVMLLPVVYYFILAGKHWKQLRNKPWQKVNTIIVLFLLIGWLLSGIVLWQFKLAGPRWSNTALLIHDLLTWVGLPYIIYHSITRTRWLKDTSRRSIHMNEPRAQNQGKETSVTPSEGYDSHTRVTPAAASAVQADQLLHDKQSQPQAPHSMKTDKVEKPQPVYTRRAFIRSAVGIGLAVTLGPTFVSWVGKNLKFDNSIDSMLENDPNRMVPLPQPLSASSPPMGGGAEGHFRVYTVTPIPSFSNANWSFRVDGLVERAQLWNWEQFVKLARTVQVSDFHCVTGWSVYKNTWEGIPLRHFLEEAGVKPGAHSIKFYSGDGVYTDAITLEQARMDDIMIAVMHDGKPIPADLGGPVRLVIPQMYAYKSVKWLNRIEVIDSEHIGYWEERGYDKDAWLSGASQRFPNINGS, encoded by the coding sequence TTGAAGGATTGGTTAAAAAAGATGCGTAAAGGTTACGGCAAAAAGCTGGTTTCCATTCACGCCTGGAATGCATGGGTCGTTGTCATTCTTACTGTGACCGGTCTTATGTTAATTGGCGGCTTCTGGCGTGAAACTTTGGGCATCGGTCGTGTCTGGTTGAAATGGATGCATATTGGAGTCGGTCTAGTTATGCTTCTCCCTGTAGTATATTACTTTATTCTGGCCGGTAAGCATTGGAAGCAGCTTCGTAATAAACCGTGGCAAAAAGTAAACACCATCATTGTTCTCTTTCTTCTGATCGGATGGCTGTTATCAGGTATTGTTTTATGGCAGTTCAAATTGGCTGGCCCCCGCTGGTCCAATACCGCTCTTTTGATTCATGATCTGCTTACATGGGTTGGACTTCCTTATATCATCTACCATTCCATCACGCGAACACGATGGTTGAAGGACACTTCACGCCGTTCGATTCATATGAATGAACCTCGTGCACAAAATCAAGGTAAAGAGACGTCGGTAACTCCTTCCGAAGGTTACGATTCGCATACACGCGTCACACCAGCAGCTGCTTCCGCTGTACAAGCGGACCAATTGCTCCATGATAAACAGAGTCAGCCACAAGCTCCTCACAGCATGAAGACGGACAAGGTCGAAAAACCTCAGCCGGTATACACCCGCCGAGCCTTTATCCGCTCAGCCGTGGGCATCGGGCTCGCTGTCACTCTTGGGCCCACTTTTGTATCGTGGGTAGGTAAAAACCTCAAGTTCGATAACAGCATAGACAGCATGCTGGAGAACGATCCCAACCGGATGGTTCCGCTGCCGCAGCCATTGTCTGCTTCCTCACCTCCTATGGGTGGCGGAGCTGAGGGCCATTTTCGCGTATACACCGTAACCCCTATTCCTTCATTTTCCAATGCAAACTGGTCGTTCCGAGTAGATGGACTTGTTGAACGCGCGCAGCTCTGGAATTGGGAGCAGTTCGTAAAGCTTGCACGCACTGTACAAGTCAGTGATTTTCACTGCGTTACGGGCTGGTCGGTGTACAAGAATACGTGGGAAGGCATTCCGCTGAGACATTTTCTGGAGGAAGCCGGTGTAAAACCCGGAGCCCACAGCATCAAGTTTTATTCGGGTGACGGAGTCTATACCGATGCAATCACGCTCGAGCAGGCCCGGATGGATGACATTATGATTGCTGTTATGCACGATGGTAAACCTATTCCTGCAGATCTCGGCGGCCCGGTACGACTTGTTATTCCGCAGATGTATGCATACAAATCGGTCAAATGGTTAAACCGCATCGAGGTGATTGACAGCGAACATATCGGCTACTGGGAGGAACGGGGGTATGACAAGGATGCATGGTTATCCGGTGCATCTCAGCGTTTTCCAAATATCAATGGTTCATAA
- the ligA gene encoding NAD-dependent DNA ligase LigA, with protein MDPMHRMEQLVTELNQHNYQYYTLDQPQISDKEYDLLYDELVTLEQESGIVLPDSPTQRVGGELLKGFNPHRHLSPLWSLDKAQNIEQLRSWNTRVLKLVNDYNSKNPDNPLPEPGYVIELKFDGLTLNLTYTNGELVQASTRGNGTVGEGILAQVKTIKSVPLKIPYTGGTIEVQGEGIMNLSVLNRYNETAAEPLKNARNAAAGALRNLNPKTTAERRLNAYFYNVGYSDDIQFATHQEMMDFLRDNRFKVNPSLTYFHEFDDVMEQLEAIQENRGQLDYLIDGAVIKLTDMRTRDVLGYTDKFPRWAVAYKFEAEETTTVLNEVVWNVGRTGKVTPLARVEPVELAGVTVQNCTLNNVGDIERKNLKYALGSRVFIRRSNDVIPEILGKVTEENDGEEIIYPEQCPACGFPLEQRGAHLFCNNKLACKPQTVARISHFASRDAMDIETFSEKTAIQLYDELNVREPADLYTLQFDDLVKLERFGEKKANNLLAALEQSKDRDLASFLYSLGIPNTGKSTTRMLAEHYRDLHAIMNATAEELVELPDVGGIVAESIVNFFADPFTQAAIEKMLQLGVKAQAPEAPAAVAEDSFFSGKTVVLTGTLHQLTREEATQRLEALGAKVTGSVSKKTDLVIAGEKAGSKLTKAHDLGIPTIEDEDELVRLLNS; from the coding sequence ATGGACCCGATGCACCGGATGGAGCAGCTCGTTACCGAGCTGAATCAGCACAATTACCAGTACTATACGTTGGATCAGCCGCAGATCAGTGACAAGGAGTATGACCTTCTGTATGACGAACTGGTAACACTGGAACAGGAGAGCGGCATCGTTCTGCCTGATTCCCCCACGCAGCGTGTAGGGGGCGAACTGCTCAAAGGATTCAACCCGCATCGTCATTTATCCCCATTATGGAGTCTGGACAAAGCGCAGAACATTGAACAGCTGCGCAGTTGGAATACCCGGGTATTGAAGCTGGTCAATGATTACAACAGCAAAAATCCGGACAATCCTCTGCCAGAACCGGGTTATGTGATTGAGTTGAAGTTTGATGGATTGACCCTGAACCTGACCTACACGAACGGTGAACTGGTACAGGCTTCTACACGTGGAAACGGGACAGTGGGCGAAGGCATTCTTGCACAGGTCAAGACGATCAAGTCGGTTCCCCTCAAAATTCCGTATACTGGAGGCACTATTGAAGTGCAGGGTGAGGGGATCATGAATCTCTCTGTGTTGAACCGATATAACGAGACGGCCGCAGAGCCGCTCAAAAATGCCCGTAATGCCGCAGCAGGAGCGCTTCGCAACCTGAATCCGAAGACAACAGCCGAGCGCCGGTTGAATGCTTATTTTTATAACGTCGGATATTCGGACGACATTCAGTTTGCTACTCATCAGGAGATGATGGACTTCCTGCGCGATAATCGTTTCAAAGTGAACCCGTCCCTCACCTACTTCCACGAATTCGATGATGTGATGGAGCAGCTGGAAGCCATACAGGAAAACCGCGGCCAACTGGATTATCTCATTGATGGAGCGGTTATTAAACTGACAGACATGCGTACTCGTGACGTGTTAGGTTATACGGACAAGTTCCCCCGGTGGGCAGTTGCGTACAAGTTCGAGGCGGAAGAGACAACAACCGTGCTGAACGAAGTCGTGTGGAATGTCGGACGAACAGGCAAAGTGACTCCGCTGGCGCGAGTAGAGCCGGTTGAACTTGCTGGAGTTACGGTGCAGAACTGTACGCTGAACAACGTGGGTGATATCGAACGGAAAAATCTGAAGTACGCCCTTGGTTCACGTGTATTTATTCGTCGTTCCAATGATGTTATTCCCGAGATTCTCGGTAAAGTAACCGAAGAGAATGATGGCGAGGAGATCATATATCCAGAGCAGTGTCCGGCATGCGGATTCCCGCTGGAGCAGCGCGGAGCACACTTGTTCTGCAACAACAAACTGGCGTGCAAACCGCAGACCGTTGCTCGTATCTCCCATTTTGCTTCGCGGGATGCCATGGATATTGAGACATTCAGCGAGAAAACAGCGATTCAGTTGTATGATGAATTGAACGTGCGTGAACCGGCAGACCTGTATACACTGCAGTTTGACGATCTGGTGAAGCTGGAGCGATTTGGCGAAAAGAAAGCGAACAACCTTCTCGCTGCGCTGGAGCAGAGTAAAGATCGGGATCTGGCTTCGTTCCTGTACTCATTAGGTATCCCGAACACAGGTAAATCTACGACACGTATGCTTGCTGAGCATTACCGTGATCTGCATGCGATCATGAACGCGACTGCAGAAGAGCTGGTTGAGCTGCCGGACGTCGGTGGTATTGTGGCGGAGAGCATCGTTAATTTCTTTGCTGATCCGTTCACACAGGCGGCGATTGAGAAGATGCTGCAGCTGGGTGTGAAGGCACAGGCACCGGAAGCACCAGCCGCGGTGGCAGAGGATTCCTTCTTCAGCGGGAAAACAGTCGTGCTCACAGGAACACTGCATCAACTGACCCGTGAGGAAGCGACGCAGAGACTCGAGGCACTTGGTGCGAAAGTGACAGGCAGTGTATCGAAAAAGACTGATCTTGTCATTGCCGGAGAGAAGGCAGGCAGTAAATTAACGAAGGCCCATGATCTCGGTATTCCGACCATTGAGGATGAAGACGAACTGGTGCGTTTGTTAAATTCGTAA